A DNA window from Purpureocillium takamizusanense chromosome 9, complete sequence contains the following coding sequences:
- a CDS encoding uncharacterized protein (COG:S~EggNog:ENOG503P2G8), with protein MPARKRASEAASPPPKRRSTRQAAAAAAAVSSTATEPPSSSKPRVSKAKPSSKAQSKATKQSKAETPIKPRSKPPKPDKPASRPNVNGAAGSRSVSEDPDPDSIPVTNPEAPRHEGEWYWLMKAEPETRLENGIDVRFSIDDLRAKTKPEGWDGIRAYAARNHMRSMNAGDKAFFYHSNCKEPGIAGTMEIVREFSEDKSARRPGTPYYDPSSTRENPRWSLVHVEFRSKLAVPITLRELRELGKPGGPLENMQMLKQSRLSVSRVTKDEWDALCRIADDKAKEAGREHETEK; from the exons ATGCCGGCCCGCAAACGCGCCTCCGAggccgcgagcccgcccCCCAAACGACGGTCGacgcgccaggccgccgccgccgccgccgccgtctcgtcgaccGCGACTGAGCCTCCGTCTTCATCCAAGCCACGAGTCAGCAAGGCCAAGCCAAGCAGCAAGGCGCAAAGCAAGGCCACGAAGCAATCCAAGGCCGAAACGCCCATCAAGCCGCGAAGCAAgccgcccaagcccgacAAGCCGGCCTCCAGACCGAATGTcaacggcgcggcgggctcacGATCCGTCTCCGAGGATCCGGATCCCGACTCCATCCCCGTGACGAATCCCGAGGCGCCGCGTCATGAGGGCGAGTGGTACTGGCTCATGAAGGCAGAGCCGGAGACGCGCCTCGAGAACGGCATCGACGTGCGCTTCTCCATTGATGACCTGCGCGCAAAGACCAAGCCCGAGGGCTGGGACG GCATCCGTGCGTATGCAG CGCGTAACCACATGAGAAGCATGAAcgcgggcgacaaggccTTCTTCTACCACTCCAACTGCAAGGAGCCCGGCATCGCGGGCACCATGGAGATTGTCCGCGAGTTCTCCGAGGACA AAAGCGCCCGCCGTCCCGGCACACCGTATTACGacccctcgtcgacgcgcgagAACCCCCGCTGGagcctcgtccacgtcgagtTTCGCTCCAAGCTCGCCGTGCCCATCAcgctgcgggagctgcgGGAGCTGGGCAAGCCCGGCGGGCCCCTCGAGAACATGCAGATGCTCAAGCAGTCGCGGCTCAGCGTCAGCCGCGTCACCAAGGACGAGTGGGATGCGCTGTGCAGAAttgccgacgacaaggcgaAGGAGGCCGGGCGGGAGCACGAGACGGAAAAGTGA